Part of the bacterium genome is shown below.
AGCAGCGAGCCCTGGATCAGCACCTTGCTCTGCGGGTTGTCGCCGCTGCCCACACCGACCAGGCAGGCCGGGTCGAGGCCCCAGCGCTCCGTGAAATGGCGCGCCAGGGGGCCGGCCAGCTCCAGCGCCGAGCCCAGGCCGGGGAGCCTGCCCCGCAGGCCCGCCGCGCCGCCGGGCAAGTCCCCGGCCACGGCAGCCAGCAGTTCAGCACTCCAGGCGCGCGCCCGGTAGTCCATGAGCGAGCTGCCGCAGGCGTTGCCCCAGTCCAGGGGAATGGCGACCCGGCCGGTCAGCACGGCGGGGACGAGGCTCGATATCTGGTGGATTAGCGCGGTCTGAGCGTACACTGCCGGGCGCCGGAGCGCGGTGCGGCGGATGCCGAACGCGCTGAACCGCAGCGGGGCATCCGAGCCGGACAGCTCTACGATTCTATCCTTGCCCCCGACCTGAGAGCGGACAAAAGCCGCCTCCTCGCCGGTGCAGGCGGTGCGCCAGATACGGGCCTCGGGCGTGGCCAACGCCCCGGCCAGGTGCTCCGGCAGGGAGGATTGGACCGCACCCAATGCCAGAGCGCCGAAAAAGCCCTCCGCTTGAGCGTTCAGCAGCACGAACCCGTGCTGCTGGCCCGAGACATTGATCACCCGGATGTCGCGTGGCGAAAGGCCGCGCTCTCTGAATGCGGCCACCAGGTCATCGAACACGGCTTCGAGCGAGGCAAAATACAGGGCCGCGGGCTGGTTGGCCTCACCCGGCTCGGTGGGCGGCAGAAGGTAGTCCGCGGCCAGGCCGAAACGGTCCAGGCGGCTGTCGCCGCGGTAGTCCAGGGCGTGCTCCCAGACTGTTTCACGGCTGTCCAGGTCCACGGCCACGGCGGCCAGGCCCTGGGTGCTGGAGTCGAGTCCCAGCGAGAGACGTGGCATTCAGGTTCACTCCTCTCACGCATTCGGGCTATACAAGCGGGGCACGGCGCACCGTGCCCGAGAGACTTTTATGTTCTCTGGGTTTCGGCCAAGAGAACCAGAAGCCATTGGGGGGCCGTAAACTCGCGTAGGCATCGGCTGTCTTAAGACCCACGGTGTGCACAGGGATTTTTCACGCTGCCTTTGGAGCAGGGCGACGCTGGCGCTGATTGCCCGCCGGACCATGGCGCTGTTTCATCCCGCGGTGTGCATTTGGTATGTACTCCGCTCCTCTGCCACGGCTCAGACATACGGCCCCCGGGCGGCCCGCCGGGCCGCATGGGAAACGGCACGAACGGCAGACAATAGCGGAACGTTTAAGAATGGGGCACGGCGCGCCGTGCCCCTGCAGGAATCGAACGTCACGCACAACTTGTATTCAGCGACCGCTCCGGAGGTTTCCGGGCCGGCCTCAGAAATCGAGCGGCATGGGCCGCTGCTCGAACTTGAGCACCGTCTCGCGCGAAATCAGGCGCGACTGGTCGATCCCCTTGGCGCGGGCGCGGGTGACAATGTCCTCGATCCTCCCACGGGAGCCGGCCGGGTTGTGGTAAGCGGCCAGCACCTCCTCCGGATCCATGTTGTCCACGATGCCGTTGGCCAGCTCGATGGCGTTGATACTCTTGGCCACCGCGGCCTCGACCGGCATGCGCTCGGGGTTGATGTCCAGGCCGAACATGCCCTGGTAGCCGTAGAGCCGCAGCACGAACAGCAGGGCCTCCAGGGTCTCCACGCCCACCACGCCCGGGTCGAGGTCCTGGTCGAAATTGCCCAGCGGCTGGCTGTTCCAGTGGGTGTGGGCCAGACGGGCCTGGCGCAGGACCGCGCTGTACGAGAAAGCCACATCCTCGAAGCCCATGCGCACGTGGCCGATCTCGGGGTTCAGGCCGACCAGGCAGTGCCCGGCCTCGAGCAGCTTGCGGTTGACAGGGTTCTTGAGGCGCGCCTCCACGTTCTGCGCCATGATTATGCCATCGGCGGTGTTGCGCCAGATATTGTTGATCGCGGGCTCGTAGGGCTTGGGCTCGATAGCCACGCGCACGCCCGGGACCTCGTCCATCGCCTCGGCCAGGGCGGCCTCGAAACGGTCCCACATGTCGTAGAAATCCGTGCCCAGCGAGTAGGTGTAGCCGTCGATGCCCGGCCAGCAGACCGCCACCACCGGGTAGCCCTGCTCCTCGGAGATCATCTTGACCAGCTTGAGCTGGTCCACGGTGCGTGCGGCGTACTTGTCGCGCACCGCGCCCAGGGGGCTGCTGGTGGTGCCGAACTGCGAGTCGACCATGCGGAAATCGCCGCCGATTCCGGCCACCACGGAGACGAGGATACCGGTTTCCTTACGCAGCTTACGGAACTGCGGGTAGTTCTCGGCGTTGATCTCCCAGGGCTCGTGGGCCTCGAGGGCCTTGAGGCCCACCCCGCCCAGCTCGGCCGCGATATCGAGCCGCCGCGCCAGGTCCATGGGCGCCTTGTAGCTGCCGTGGAACCGTGAGCCGCCCTCGCCGAAGAACCAGATGCCGGCGCTGTAGACCGGCTTGAACGGCTGGCGCAGCATCCCGATCCGGGTCTGTGGCGCCAGGCGCAGGGCCTGGTGACGGATATCG
Proteins encoded:
- a CDS encoding TIM barrel protein, whose amino-acid sequence is MFEYSGFNNYGLRLPYDESVRAVAGRTVEGATLADIRHQALRLAPQTRIGMLRQPFKPVYSAGIWFFGEGGSRFHGSYKAPMDLARRLDIAAELGGVGLKALEAHEPWEINAENYPQFRKLRKETGILVSVVAGIGGDFRMVDSQFGTTSSPLGAVRDKYAARTVDQLKLVKMISEEQGYPVVAVCWPGIDGYTYSLGTDFYDMWDRFEAALAEAMDEVPGVRVAIEPKPYEPAINNIWRNTADGIIMAQNVEARLKNPVNRKLLEAGHCLVGLNPEIGHVRMGFEDVAFSYSAVLRQARLAHTHWNSQPLGNFDQDLDPGVVGVETLEALLFVLRLYGYQGMFGLDINPERMPVEAAVAKSINAIELANGIVDNMDPEEVLAAYHNPAGSRGRIEDIVTRARAKGIDQSRLISRETVLKFEQRPMPLDF
- a CDS encoding xylulose kinase, producing the protein MPRLSLGLDSSTQGLAAVAVDLDSRETVWEHALDYRGDSRLDRFGLAADYLLPPTEPGEANQPAALYFASLEAVFDDLVAAFRERGLSPRDIRVINVSGQQHGFVLLNAQAEGFFGALALGAVQSSLPEHLAGALATPEARIWRTACTGEEAAFVRSQVGGKDRIVELSGSDAPLRFSAFGIRRTALRRPAVYAQTALIHQISSLVPAVLTGRVAIPLDWGNACGSSLMDYRARAWSAELLAAVAGDLPGGAAGLRGRLPGLGSALELAGPLARHFTERWGLDPACLVGVGSGDNPQSKVLIQGSLL